The proteins below are encoded in one region of Rhododendron vialii isolate Sample 1 chromosome 7a, ASM3025357v1:
- the LOC131331760 gene encoding probable plastid-lipid-associated protein 11, chloroplastic isoform X2, with amino-acid sequence MSKILSLPAISSRPNPNPNPNPDFPNPHRHRRTRATTLTLTRSSLTDQSLSSAAAKRDLLDLISDQDRGLRTQNDPSRLSKIVEAIDALAVSGCDTVTTGPSLSGTWRLMWTTEKEQLFIIKNAYLFGTRTGDVLQVIDVDQGVLNNVITFPPHGVFFVRSTVEIASTQRVNFRFRSIYLDDGIRVAKDIRGDYLVVDRAPYEWKE; translated from the exons atgtCCAAAATCCTCTCCCTTCCCGCCATTTCCAGCcgtccaaacccaaacccaaaccctaaccctgaCTTCCCCAATCCCCACAGACATCGTCGAACCCGAGCCACTACTCTCACTCTCACCCGCTCGTCCCTCACCGACCAATCCctctcctccgccgccgccaaGCGCGACCTCCTCGACCTGATCTCCGACCAGGACCGAGGCCTCAGGACTCAGAACGACCCCTCCAGGCTCTCGAAAATCGTCGAGGCAATCGACGCCCTGGCCGTCTCGGGCTGCGACACGGTCACCACCGGCCCGTCCCTCTCCGGCACGTGGCGGCTTATGTGGACGACGGAGAAGGAACAGCTGTTCATCATTAAGAACGCGTACCTCTTCGGGACGCGGACCGGTGACGTTTTGCAGGTGATCGATGTTGATCAGGGCGTTTTGAACAACGTGATTACTTTTCCGCCTCATGGTGTTTTCTTTGTTCGGTCCACAGTCGAGATCGCTTCAACTCAGAGAGTGAATTTCAG GTTTAGATCTATATACCTAGATGATGGCATTCGAGTGGCAAAAGACATCCGCGGAGATTATTTAGTTGTTGACCGTGCTCCTTATGAATGGAAAGAATAA
- the LOC131331760 gene encoding probable plastid-lipid-associated protein 11, chloroplastic isoform X1 produces the protein MSKILSLPAISSRPNPNPNPNPDFPNPHRHRRTRATTLTLTRSSLTDQSLSSAAAKRDLLDLISDQDRGLRTQNDPSRLSKIVEAIDALAVSGCDTVTTGPSLSGTWRLMWTTEKEQLFIIKNAYLFGTRTGDVLQVIDVDQGVLNNVITFPPHGVFFVRSTVEIASTQRVNFRFTSAVLRGENWELPLPPFGQGWFRSIYLDDGIRVAKDIRGDYLVVDRAPYEWKE, from the exons atgtCCAAAATCCTCTCCCTTCCCGCCATTTCCAGCcgtccaaacccaaacccaaaccctaaccctgaCTTCCCCAATCCCCACAGACATCGTCGAACCCGAGCCACTACTCTCACTCTCACCCGCTCGTCCCTCACCGACCAATCCctctcctccgccgccgccaaGCGCGACCTCCTCGACCTGATCTCCGACCAGGACCGAGGCCTCAGGACTCAGAACGACCCCTCCAGGCTCTCGAAAATCGTCGAGGCAATCGACGCCCTGGCCGTCTCGGGCTGCGACACGGTCACCACCGGCCCGTCCCTCTCCGGCACGTGGCGGCTTATGTGGACGACGGAGAAGGAACAGCTGTTCATCATTAAGAACGCGTACCTCTTCGGGACGCGGACCGGTGACGTTTTGCAGGTGATCGATGTTGATCAGGGCGTTTTGAACAACGTGATTACTTTTCCGCCTCATGGTGTTTTCTTTGTTCGGTCCACAGTCGAGATCGCTTCAACTCAGAGAGTGAATTTCAG GTTTACAAGTGCAGTTCTACGTGGGGAGAATTGGGAGCTTCCATTACCACCATTTGGGCAGGGGTG GTTTAGATCTATATACCTAGATGATGGCATTCGAGTGGCAAAAGACATCCGCGGAGATTATTTAGTTGTTGACCGTGCTCCTTATGAATGGAAAGAATAA